The DNA region GGTTCAGACACAAAAGCAACTGTTTCGTTGTTGTTCTAAGAAGAAGATGCCTTTGATTTCATTGGAAACTCGTTTATCTCATCCTGCTATAGAAGCATCTATAGAGTTTTATGAGGATGAGTGTAAGATGTTTTATCTCTAATTTGGAATAATGGCTATGTGCAGGCACAGTTGGCAAAGCTCCCGAAGAATTTGTTGGCGAAAGCTTCACTGACTAAGGCCACTGGACAAGTATGTATGTGTTATGGTGTAGAAGAATCAAGAATGTATGAAATAAATATTGACTTGCGTGTCTTATggcatttctcattttctttaagGCATTGGCGCAGCTTCCTCAAGTGGTTTCATCTCTGGACGCTCATATCGAAAGTGGATTGCACAGGTTTGGATTTTCTTTGACTTGCAAGAACTACCCTATTTTTGAACAAGCATCCAATTTAAATCATTCAAAACTTGAATACTTCATTATTAAAGGGAGTATTCTCTCATCACATTTCTCAGTCAATAGTTTTGAAGCTATCTTGTGTtctaatttttaagttttttttttttgtctcaataCAGTGGTGTTCATCTGAACACAGTAACTCAGTTACTTGAAAACATGGAAAGCACACAGCTTCGTGCTCTTCGACAATCTAATATTTCCCCTGTGGTATAAACTTTGATCTGTTATCAACAAttagatgtttcttcttcttttttttctgttacaTTTTCCAGCAACCAATTGAgattatcataattttatttctgCGCATTTAAAAATTTCAGACAGATGACAAGTAGTGATCTCCAAGATATGCACATACGGCGTCTCCTACTTCGTTGTTCATTCATCTTCAAACGATCACACTTCCCTACTTCGTTTCCACAACAGAGATAAATTTTGTGGTGGTGACTTAGTTTTCGATTTTCCTGGCGGTTCTGATTCCATAATAGCTCTGGTTGTTAGCTAGATTGCGACTTTTGATATCAGCTTTAATCAGATTCTTTTATGACTCAGACTGAAATCTCCAATGTTCtttgttatatagtatataattggGGTGTGTTAACCCACTTTtagctgtgtttttttttttaaattattatattagaaaatttgttatttatttatttatttatttatattaacatttttgaagatattttgtGTTCTAGTTTTTTAGTTATACTAATTTACAAAGTTATTTACAAACTTAACCtctaaaatatttcacaaaaaaaagcaataagTAATATATGGCAACAAAACTGGTTTAGTCAtataatatactttaaaaaatccgttttgttaaaatatttttagatgaAGTAGGAAAAATAAGTggttcaaattaaaaattaaaatttaaaacaaaatcataatatgtaaaagttaaaaattatcaTGCAATGTACCGGGGTTAAGTACTAAAATCTAGTTTAACACACGCCTCACTTCTTGAAATGATCCTCTCAAGGTCGACGTTATTACCATAAAATCCCCTAGTCGATAGCTTGGAATGGATCTAAGTCATATTGGTTTAATGGGTCATTGCATGTCGAACTTAGAATATTCAACAAAGTTAACacgaaaactaaaatataatagtaaatatattaattttaaaagaagtaaatatactaattaatatcaactaatttataacttttacaGTTAATAAAAACGACAAATAgtagatttttatataaatgtatgTCTTATGTTCAAAACATAGAATATTAAGTGGATAATTCATGTACCATGTCTCATTTTCGATCCATCATTTTACTcgttaaaagaaattaaactatCTCATATGAAATTATTTACCAATAACATTAAAAGGATATCAAATTCTAGACAAGTACATTCaagagaaaaagatatataacatcaaaatgttaaataatCAAGTTGGAAATCTTACACAAATGTAGATTAATTAGAACGTTGAACGGatctttttaatgttaatttttttaaaaaataaaaatcatttggtggaaaaaatatttatttttatggaCTTCTTATGCATCCATTTATAACATTGcatttaaatatgaaatattctACTCAACTTTGTTGACCACTTAAAGTTACAACAAGCTAGATTTtaagatcaaattaaatatcacattaattattttataaataccaTTTTTGTGATGTAGCGCGAATACGAACCTTGATTTCATTTTAAGGGTTACATTACTAATTAATTAGAGCATTTTTCCTATTG from Camelina sativa cultivar DH55 chromosome 3, Cs, whole genome shotgun sequence includes:
- the LOC104777269 gene encoding tobamovirus multiplication protein 2B, encoding MATASENSRGIGGGDRTAKAVVADQITQAVNSTANLLQLMRQSSSSQAQLAKLPKNLLAKASLTKATGQALAQLPQVVSSLDAHIESGLHSGVHLNTVTQLLENMESTQLRALRQSNISPVTDDK